Proteins encoded by one window of Serratia nevei:
- the secG gene encoding preprotein translocase subunit SecG translates to MYEALLVIFLLISIGLVALIMLQQGKGADMGASFGAGASGTLFGSSGSGNFMTRMTAVLATLFFVISLILGNLSSNQSKKGSEWENLGQPVKTEQTTAPAAPAKPSSDIPQ, encoded by the coding sequence ATGTACGAAGCTCTTCTGGTAATTTTCCTGCTGATCTCAATCGGGCTGGTCGCTCTGATTATGCTGCAGCAAGGTAAAGGCGCTGATATGGGAGCCTCTTTCGGAGCAGGTGCATCAGGCACGTTGTTCGGTTCGAGTGGTTCCGGTAACTTTATGACCCGCATGACTGCTGTGCTGGCGACGCTGTTCTTCGTCATCAGCCTGATTCTGGGCAACCTCAGCAGCAACCAAAGCAAGAAAGGCAGCGAGTGGGAAAACCTGGGTCAGCCAGTGAAAACTGAGCAGACAACCGCGCCGGCAGCACCTGCCAAGCCGAGCAGCGATATCCCGCAGTAA
- the rpsO gene encoding 30S ribosomal protein S15: MSLSVEAKAQIVADFGRGTNDSGSTEVQVALLTAQINHLQGHFSEHKKDHHSRRGLLRMVSQRRKLLDYLKRKDVARYTSLIERLGLRR, from the coding sequence ATGTCTCTAAGTGTTGAAGCTAAAGCTCAAATCGTAGCTGATTTCGGTCGTGGTACTAACGACAGCGGTTCTACCGAAGTTCAGGTTGCCCTGCTGACTGCGCAGATCAACCATCTGCAAGGCCACTTCTCCGAGCACAAAAAAGATCACCACAGCCGTCGTGGTCTGCTGCGTATGGTTTCTCAGCGTCGTAAGCTGCTGGACTACCTGAAGCGTAAAGATGTAGCACGTTACACCAGCCTGATCGAGCGTCTGGGTCTGCGTCGCTAA
- the rimP gene encoding ribosome maturation factor RimP yields MSTLEQQLTEMLSAPVEALGFELVGIEFIRARQSTLRIYIDSDNGINVDDCADVSHQVSAVLDVEDPITVAYNLEVSSPGLDRPMFTAEHYTRFLGEEVSLVLRMAVQNRRKWQGIIKSVEGEMITVTVEGKDEVFALSNIQKANLVPHF; encoded by the coding sequence TTGTCCACATTAGAGCAACAGTTAACAGAGATGCTTTCGGCACCGGTAGAAGCGTTGGGCTTTGAGCTTGTAGGCATCGAATTCATTCGTGCGCGCCAATCGACGCTCCGCATCTATATTGATAGTGATAACGGCATCAATGTTGATGATTGCGCTGATGTCAGCCACCAGGTCAGCGCTGTATTGGACGTCGAAGATCCAATCACGGTCGCTTACAACTTGGAAGTCTCCTCTCCTGGCCTTGATCGCCCGATGTTCACCGCTGAGCACTATACGCGTTTCCTCGGTGAAGAAGTCAGCCTGGTCCTGCGCATGGCGGTACAAAACCGTCGCAAGTGGCAGGGTATTATCAAGTCTGTCGAAGGCGAGATGATCACGGTTACTGTGGAAGGGAAAGATGAAGTGTTCGCGCTGAGCAACATCCAGAAAGCGAACCTGGTACCCCACTTTTAA
- the rbfA gene encoding 30S ribosome-binding factor RbfA: MAKEFSRGQRVAQEMQKEIAIILQREVKDPRVGMATVSGVEVSRDLAYAKVYVTFLNVLTENHDPDLVTNGIKALQDASGYIRTLLGKAMRLRVVPELTFAYDNSLVEGMRMSNLVTNVVKNDAERRSASGDDKED, from the coding sequence ATGGCAAAAGAATTCAGCCGCGGTCAACGCGTGGCGCAAGAGATGCAGAAAGAGATTGCGATCATTCTGCAGCGTGAAGTGAAAGATCCGCGCGTCGGCATGGCGACCGTTTCCGGCGTGGAAGTGTCCCGAGACCTGGCGTATGCCAAGGTTTACGTCACCTTCCTGAACGTGCTGACCGAGAACCACGATCCGGATCTGGTCACCAACGGCATTAAAGCGTTGCAGGACGCTTCCGGCTACATCCGCACCCTGCTGGGCAAAGCGATGCGCCTGCGCGTGGTGCCGGAGTTGACCTTCGCCTACGACAACTCCCTGGTGGAAGGCATGCGCATGTCCAACCTGGTGACCAACGTGGTGAAGAACGACGCCGAGCGCCGTTCCGCCTCAGGCGATGACAAGGAGGATTAA
- the infB gene encoding translation initiation factor IF-2, whose translation MTTDVTVKSLAAEIQTPVDRLVQQFADAGINKSESDSVTQQEKETLLAHLNREHGSAPGKLTLQRKTRSTLNIPSTGGKSKSVQIEVRKKRTYVNRDTQEAQLAEAAEQAQREAEEQARREAEELAKREAEAKRAAEEQAKREAAEIAKRNSAEKEKVTNQHTDEMTKPAQAEKARREAEAAELKRKAEEEVRRKVEEEAKRVAEEARRMAEENGEKWAQADAASAAVESADYHVTTSQHARAAEDENDAKVEGDRRSRTRGGKATKQKKGNKLSESKADREEARAVTRGGKGKRKPSALQQGFNKPAQVVNRDVVIGETITVAELANKMAVKGSQVIKVMMKLGAMATINQVIDQETAQLVAEEMGHKVILRRENELEEALMSDRDTGAAAEPRAPVVTIMGHVDHGKTSLLDYIRSTKVAAGEAGGITQHIGAYHVETENGMITFLDTPGHAAFTSMRARGAQATDIVVLVVAADDGVMPQTIEAIQHAKAAQVPLVVAVNKIDKPEADPDRVKQELSQYGVMPEEWGGEAQFVHVSAKAGTGIDELLQAILLQAEVLELKAVRSGMASGVVIESFLDKGRGPVATVLVQEGTLNKGDIVLCGFEYGRVRAMRDELGREVTSAGPSIPVEILGLSSVPAAGDEATVVRDEKKAREVALYRQGKFREVKLARQQKSKLENMFANMTDGEVSELNIVLKSDVQGSCEAISDSLLKLSTDEVKVKIVGSGVGGITETDATLAAASNAIILGFNVRADASARRVIEAESLDLRYYSVIYNLIDEVKQAMSGMLAPEYKQQIIGLAEVRDVFKSPKFGAIAGCMVTEGTIKRHNPIRVLRDNVVIYEGELESLRRFKDDVNEVRNGMECGIGVKNYNDVRVGDMIEVFEIIEIQRTIA comes from the coding sequence ATGACGACAGATGTAACCGTAAAATCGCTGGCAGCAGAGATTCAGACTCCGGTTGATCGCCTGGTACAGCAGTTTGCTGATGCAGGGATCAACAAGTCCGAGTCGGACTCTGTTACCCAGCAAGAAAAAGAAACATTGCTGGCGCACCTGAACCGTGAACACGGCAGCGCGCCGGGTAAACTCACTTTGCAGCGCAAAACGCGCAGCACCTTGAATATCCCGAGCACCGGCGGTAAAAGTAAATCGGTGCAAATTGAGGTCCGCAAGAAACGCACTTATGTAAATCGCGATACGCAGGAAGCCCAGTTGGCTGAAGCGGCAGAGCAGGCACAGCGTGAAGCGGAAGAGCAGGCACGGCGCGAAGCGGAAGAGCTCGCAAAACGCGAAGCGGAAGCGAAGCGCGCTGCCGAAGAGCAAGCCAAACGTGAGGCCGCGGAGATTGCTAAGCGTAATTCAGCGGAAAAAGAAAAAGTGACCAATCAACATACCGACGAAATGACCAAGCCAGCTCAGGCGGAAAAAGCACGCCGTGAAGCCGAAGCCGCTGAACTGAAACGCAAAGCGGAAGAGGAAGTGCGCCGCAAGGTTGAAGAGGAAGCCAAGCGCGTGGCGGAAGAAGCCCGTCGCATGGCCGAAGAGAACGGCGAGAAGTGGGCCCAGGCAGACGCGGCAAGCGCCGCGGTTGAAAGCGCCGACTATCACGTGACCACCTCTCAGCACGCCCGTGCCGCAGAAGACGAGAACGACGCCAAAGTTGAAGGCGATCGTCGCAGCCGCACCCGCGGCGGCAAAGCCACCAAGCAGAAGAAAGGCAACAAGCTGTCCGAGTCCAAAGCGGACCGCGAAGAAGCGCGTGCCGTTACCCGTGGCGGTAAAGGCAAACGCAAGCCTAGCGCTCTGCAGCAGGGCTTCAACAAGCCGGCGCAGGTGGTTAACCGTGACGTGGTGATCGGCGAAACCATCACCGTGGCCGAGCTGGCCAACAAGATGGCGGTAAAAGGTTCTCAGGTCATCAAAGTGATGATGAAGCTGGGCGCCATGGCCACCATCAACCAGGTTATCGACCAGGAAACCGCACAGCTGGTTGCCGAAGAGATGGGCCACAAAGTTATCCTGCGTCGTGAAAACGAGCTGGAAGAAGCGCTGATGAGCGACCGTGATACGGGCGCTGCGGCCGAGCCGCGCGCGCCGGTCGTGACCATCATGGGCCACGTTGACCACGGTAAAACCTCTCTGCTGGACTACATCCGCTCCACCAAAGTGGCGGCGGGCGAAGCCGGCGGCATCACCCAGCACATCGGTGCCTACCACGTAGAAACCGAGAACGGCATGATCACCTTCCTGGATACCCCGGGCCACGCCGCGTTTACCTCGATGCGTGCTCGCGGTGCTCAGGCGACTGACATCGTGGTTCTGGTAGTGGCGGCCGACGACGGCGTGATGCCACAGACCATCGAAGCTATCCAGCACGCGAAAGCGGCGCAGGTGCCGTTGGTGGTTGCGGTGAACAAAATCGACAAGCCGGAAGCCGATCCGGACCGCGTTAAGCAGGAACTGTCTCAGTACGGCGTTATGCCGGAAGAGTGGGGCGGCGAAGCGCAGTTCGTCCACGTGTCCGCGAAAGCCGGTACCGGTATTGACGAGCTGCTGCAGGCTATCCTGCTGCAGGCCGAAGTGCTGGAGCTGAAAGCGGTTCGCAGCGGCATGGCGAGCGGCGTGGTGATCGAGTCCTTCCTGGATAAAGGCCGTGGCCCTGTGGCTACCGTGCTGGTTCAGGAAGGTACGCTGAACAAGGGCGACATCGTCCTGTGCGGCTTCGAATACGGCCGTGTGCGTGCGATGCGTGACGAGCTGGGCCGTGAAGTGACCTCTGCCGGTCCGTCTATCCCTGTGGAAATCCTGGGTCTGTCCAGCGTGCCTGCAGCGGGTGATGAAGCGACCGTGGTGCGTGACGAGAAGAAAGCGCGTGAAGTGGCGCTGTACCGTCAGGGCAAGTTCCGCGAAGTCAAACTGGCGCGTCAGCAGAAGTCCAAGCTGGAAAACATGTTCGCCAATATGACCGACGGCGAAGTGTCCGAGCTGAACATTGTACTGAAGTCCGACGTACAGGGTTCTTGCGAAGCGATCAGCGACTCGCTGCTGAAACTCTCCACCGACGAAGTGAAGGTGAAGATTGTCGGCTCCGGCGTAGGTGGTATCACCGAAACCGACGCGACGCTGGCTGCGGCTTCCAACGCCATCATCCTGGGCTTCAACGTGCGTGCCGACGCTTCTGCGCGCCGCGTAATCGAAGCGGAAAGCCTGGATCTGCGTTACTACTCCGTGATCTATAACCTGATCGACGAAGTGAAGCAGGCGATGAGCGGTATGCTGGCGCCGGAATACAAGCAGCAGATCATCGGCCTGGCCGAAGTGCGCGACGTGTTCAAATCGCCTAAGTTCGGCGCTATCGCCGGCTGTATGGTTACCGAAGGGACCATCAAGCGTCACAACCCAATCCGCGTACTGCGCGACAACGTGGTTATCTATGAAGGCGAGCTGGAATCCCTGCGCCGCTTCAAAGATGACGTTAACGAAGTCCGTAACGGCATGGAATGTGGTATCGGCGTTAAGAACTATAACGACGTGCGCGTCGGCGACATGATCGAAGTGTTCGAAATCATTGAGATCCAACGCACCATCGCTTAA
- the truB gene encoding tRNA pseudouridine(55) synthase TruB: protein MSRPRRRGRDIHGVLLLDKPQGLSSNDALQKVKRLYNANRAGHTGALDPLATGMLPICLGEATKFSQYLLDSDKRYRVIAKLGQRTDTSDADGQIVQVRPVNFTQAQLDAALDTFRGDIQQVPSMYSALKYQGKKLYEYARQGIEVPREARSITVYELQFIRWEGDELELEIHCSKGTYIRTITDDLGELLGCGAHVIYLRRLQVATYPIARMVTLEQLNALLAQAQEQDIAPGELLDPLLMPMDSPVENYPEVNLLPVVAGYVKQGQPVQVAGAPASGLVRITEGEERKFIGVGDIAEDGRVAPRRLVVEHFD from the coding sequence ATGAGTCGCCCTCGTCGCCGCGGCCGTGATATCCACGGCGTGCTGTTGCTGGACAAGCCGCAAGGCTTGTCATCCAACGATGCGCTGCAAAAAGTAAAACGCCTGTACAACGCGAACCGGGCGGGCCATACCGGCGCGCTCGATCCGTTGGCGACCGGCATGCTGCCTATCTGCCTGGGCGAAGCGACCAAGTTTTCGCAATACCTGCTCGATTCCGACAAGCGTTATCGGGTGATTGCCAAGCTGGGGCAGCGCACCGATACCTCCGACGCCGACGGCCAGATCGTGCAGGTGCGCCCGGTGAATTTTACCCAGGCGCAGCTCGACGCGGCGCTGGACACCTTCCGCGGCGATATCCAGCAGGTGCCGTCGATGTATTCGGCGCTGAAATACCAAGGCAAGAAACTCTACGAGTATGCGCGCCAGGGGATTGAAGTGCCGCGCGAAGCGCGCAGCATCACGGTGTACGAGCTGCAGTTTATCCGCTGGGAAGGGGATGAGTTGGAGTTGGAGATCCACTGCTCGAAAGGTACCTACATCCGCACCATCACCGACGATCTCGGCGAGCTGCTGGGCTGCGGCGCGCACGTGATCTATCTGCGCCGCCTGCAGGTGGCGACTTATCCGATCGCGCGCATGGTGACGCTGGAACAGCTGAACGCTTTGCTGGCACAGGCGCAGGAACAAGACATCGCACCCGGCGAACTGCTCGATCCGCTGCTGATGCCGATGGACAGCCCGGTTGAGAACTATCCGGAAGTGAATTTGCTGCCGGTGGTGGCGGGCTACGTCAAACAGGGGCAACCGGTGCAAGTGGCCGGCGCGCCGGCTTCCGGCCTGGTGCGTATCACCGAGGGTGAAGAGCGAAAATTCATCGGCGTTGGTGACATCGCCGAGGACGGTCGTGTGGCGCCGCGCCGCCTGGTGGTCGAGCATTTCGACTGA
- the nusA gene encoding transcription termination factor NusA, with protein sequence MNKEILAVVEAVSNEKSLPREKIFEALETALATATKKKYEQEIDVRVSIDRRTGDFDTFRRWVAVDEVTQPTREITLEAAQFEDPSIELGGYVEDQIESVTFDRITTQTAKQVIVQKVREAERAMVVDAFREHEGEIVTGVVKKVNRDSIALDLGNNAEAVIGREDMLPRENFRPGDRIRGVLYAVRPEARGAQLFVSRSSSEMLKELFRIEVPEIGEEVIEIKAAARDPGSRAKIAVKTNDKRIDPVGACVGMRGARVQAVSSELGGERIDIILWDDNPAQFVINAMAPADVASIVVDEDNCTMDIAVEASNLAQAIGRNGQNVRLASQLLKQHRGDDRWELNVMTADDLQAKHQAEAHAAIDTFTKYLDIDEDFATVLVEEGFSTLEELAYVPIKELLEIDGLDEDTVEALRERAKAALTTLALAQEESLGDNKPADDLLNLPGLERSMAFKLAARGVCTLEDLAEQGVDDLADIEGLSDEQAGELIMAARNICWFGDNA encoded by the coding sequence ATGAACAAAGAGATTCTGGCTGTTGTTGAAGCAGTTTCCAATGAAAAATCCCTTCCGCGCGAGAAGATTTTCGAAGCGCTGGAAACTGCATTAGCCACCGCAACCAAGAAAAAATACGAGCAGGAAATCGACGTGCGCGTCAGCATTGACCGCAGAACCGGCGATTTCGATACCTTCCGCCGTTGGGTCGCCGTAGATGAAGTGACTCAGCCAACGCGTGAAATCACGCTGGAAGCCGCTCAGTTTGAAGACCCGAGCATCGAGCTCGGCGGCTACGTCGAAGATCAGATCGAGTCCGTGACCTTCGACCGTATCACCACCCAAACCGCCAAGCAGGTTATCGTGCAGAAAGTGCGCGAAGCCGAGCGTGCGATGGTGGTCGACGCTTTCCGTGAACACGAAGGTGAGATCGTCACCGGCGTGGTGAAGAAAGTGAACCGTGACAGCATCGCGCTGGATCTGGGCAACAACGCCGAAGCGGTGATTGGCCGTGAAGACATGCTGCCGCGCGAAAACTTCCGTCCGGGCGACCGCATTCGCGGCGTACTGTACGCCGTGCGTCCTGAAGCTCGCGGCGCGCAGCTGTTCGTCAGCCGTTCCAGCTCGGAAATGCTGAAAGAACTGTTCCGCATCGAAGTGCCGGAAATCGGCGAAGAAGTGATCGAAATTAAAGCGGCAGCCCGCGATCCTGGCTCCCGCGCGAAAATTGCAGTGAAAACCAACGACAAGCGCATCGACCCGGTCGGCGCCTGCGTAGGTATGCGCGGTGCGCGCGTTCAGGCCGTGTCGAGCGAGCTCGGCGGCGAACGCATCGACATCATCCTGTGGGATGATAACCCAGCGCAATTCGTCATCAACGCCATGGCGCCGGCCGACGTCGCGTCGATCGTGGTAGACGAAGATAACTGCACCATGGATATCGCCGTTGAAGCCAGCAACCTGGCGCAGGCGATCGGCCGTAACGGCCAAAACGTGCGTTTGGCTTCCCAGCTGCTGAAACAACACCGCGGCGACGATCGTTGGGAACTGAACGTGATGACGGCGGACGACCTGCAGGCCAAGCACCAGGCCGAGGCTCATGCCGCTATTGATACCTTCACCAAGTATCTTGATATCGACGAAGATTTCGCCACCGTACTGGTTGAAGAAGGCTTCTCCACGCTGGAAGAGCTGGCCTACGTGCCGATCAAAGAGCTGTTGGAAATCGACGGTCTGGATGAAGATACGGTTGAAGCATTGCGCGAACGCGCCAAAGCTGCATTGACCACGCTGGCCCTGGCACAAGAAGAAAGCCTGGGCGACAACAAACCGGCCGACGATTTGCTCAACCTGCCGGGTCTTGAGCGCAGCATGGCCTTTAAACTGGCCGCGCGTGGGGTTTGTACGCTGGAAGATCTTGCCGAGCAGGGTGTTGACGATCTGGCTGATATTGAAGGGCTTAGCGACGAGCAAGCCGGTGAGCTGATCATGGCTGCACGCAATATCTGTTGGTTTGGCGACAACGCGTAA